A genomic segment from Propioniciclava sp. MC1595 encodes:
- a CDS encoding sensor histidine kinase produces MSTVSQGVKRTESYVYNSLHWAFPLAPILALSTAFGPWPVAIRIAFIAATVVASLAGLSVLHTALRDADLLPPSGWDAVRVGRLTPVVAVWAVASVATVLLAGTPGWRDLFSAITVPGYLGGALALPLLALPRASGRPVRPVLVGLVAIVLAEAALWGTLASSDPEQRVTQITAAYWVGFAAAVVVGFAQMFLNVLATTRELERARVDGARLAVTEERLRFSRDLHDVFGRTLSAVALKAELGARQAEAGRPEAAATMREVQAIATDALAEVRDVVRGYRAADLAAEVAGARALLESAGVRVSTTTAATLPAPVSRAFGWVVREAATNVLRHSDATDAGIAVHRDGAGATLTVTNDRPRPGRPDAAGSGLAGLAERLAEVGGSLHAEQRDGSFVLTATVDAATLARLEVAEEGA; encoded by the coding sequence ATGAGCACCGTCAGTCAGGGCGTGAAGCGCACCGAGAGCTACGTCTACAACAGCCTGCACTGGGCCTTCCCGCTCGCGCCGATCCTCGCCCTGTCCACGGCCTTCGGGCCCTGGCCGGTGGCGATCCGCATCGCGTTCATCGCCGCCACGGTGGTGGCCTCTCTCGCGGGGCTGTCGGTGCTGCACACGGCACTGCGCGACGCCGACCTGCTCCCACCCAGCGGCTGGGACGCCGTACGCGTCGGCCGCCTGACCCCGGTGGTGGCGGTCTGGGCGGTGGCGTCGGTGGCCACCGTCCTGCTGGCCGGGACGCCGGGCTGGCGGGACCTGTTCAGCGCGATCACGGTCCCCGGCTACCTGGGCGGCGCCCTCGCCCTGCCCCTGCTGGCCCTGCCACGCGCCTCGGGACGTCCGGTCCGCCCCGTGCTGGTCGGCCTGGTCGCGATCGTGCTGGCCGAGGCCGCCCTCTGGGGCACCCTCGCCTCCTCGGACCCCGAGCAGCGGGTCACCCAGATCACCGCCGCCTACTGGGTGGGGTTCGCCGCGGCCGTGGTCGTGGGCTTCGCCCAGATGTTCCTCAACGTGCTGGCCACCACCCGTGAGCTCGAACGCGCCCGCGTCGACGGCGCCCGCCTGGCCGTCACCGAGGAGCGCCTGCGCTTCAGCCGCGACCTGCACGACGTCTTCGGCCGCACCCTCTCCGCGGTCGCGCTCAAGGCTGAACTCGGGGCACGCCAGGCCGAGGCGGGGCGTCCCGAGGCCGCCGCCACCATGCGCGAGGTGCAGGCCATCGCGACGGACGCCCTCGCCGAGGTCCGCGACGTGGTGCGCGGCTACCGCGCGGCCGACCTGGCCGCCGAGGTGGCCGGCGCGCGGGCGCTGCTGGAGTCCGCGGGGGTCCGGGTCTCCACCACCACCGCCGCGACCCTGCCCGCACCGGTCAGCCGCGCGTTCGGCTGGGTCGTCCGCGAGGCGGCCACCAACGTCCTGCGGCACTCGGACGCCACCGACGCCGGCATCGCGGTCCACCGCGACGGGGCCGGGGCGACGCTCACCGTCACCAACGACCGCCCCCGCCCGGGGCGTCCGGACGCCGCGGGCTCGGGCCTGGCGGGCCTGGCCGAACGCCTCGCCGAGGTCGGTGGGTCGCTGCACGCCGAGCAGCGGGACGGTAGCTTCGTGCTCACCGCGACCGTGGACGCCGCCACCCTGGCCCGTCTGGAGGTCGCCGAGGAGGGCGCGTGA
- a CDS encoding DNA-binding response regulator: MIRIVVADDEHLIREALVSLLGLEDDLEVVAQAASGDEALAVARKHAPDVAVLDLQMPGLSGTEVAAALASELPGCACVIVTSHGLPGHLKQALAVGVRGFVPKMISGSGLAAVIRTVHAGGRHVDPELAADAIAAGDSPLTAREADVLAAAGDGAPVEEIAARLHLSPGTVRNYLSSAMGKLHAATRHEAARVAREHGWA; encoded by the coding sequence GTGATCCGTATCGTCGTTGCCGACGACGAGCACCTCATCCGCGAGGCGCTGGTGTCGTTGCTGGGCCTCGAGGACGACCTCGAGGTCGTCGCGCAGGCCGCCTCGGGCGACGAGGCGCTGGCCGTCGCCCGCAAGCACGCCCCCGACGTCGCCGTGCTCGACCTGCAGATGCCGGGGCTCTCGGGGACCGAGGTGGCCGCGGCGCTGGCGTCCGAGCTGCCGGGGTGCGCCTGCGTGATCGTCACCTCGCACGGGCTGCCCGGGCACCTGAAGCAGGCGCTCGCGGTCGGCGTGCGCGGGTTCGTGCCGAAGATGATCTCGGGGTCGGGCCTGGCCGCCGTGATCCGCACCGTGCACGCGGGCGGGCGCCACGTCGACCCCGAACTGGCCGCCGACGCCATCGCGGCCGGCGACTCCCCGCTCACCGCTCGCGAGGCCGACGTGCTGGCGGCCGCCGGTGACGGGGCGCCCGTCGAGGAGATCGCCGCGCGCCTCCACCTGTCCCCGGGCACCGTGCGCAACTACCTCAGCTCGGCCATGGGCAAGCTGCACGCGGCCACCCGGCACGAGGCGGCCCGCGTCGCCCGCGAGCACGGCTGGGCGTAG
- the deoC gene encoding deoxyribose-phosphate aldolase encodes MLERTELARLVDHTLLSPTATAADVEALAAEAADLGTYSICVSPSMLPLPFSPRVKVATVVGFPSGKHTPETKAFEAAEAVRNGADEVDMVIDIGALKSGDATHTEDEIRAVRDAVPAPGILKVIIESAALTDDEIVAACTAAEAAGADFVKTSTGFHPSGGASEHAVALMAQTVGGRLGVKASGGIRDWDAAQAMVAAGATRLGLSGTRAVLDGGTSEGY; translated from the coding sequence ATGCTCGAACGGACCGAACTCGCCCGCCTCGTCGACCACACCCTCCTGTCCCCGACGGCCACGGCCGCCGACGTGGAGGCCCTCGCCGCCGAGGCCGCAGACCTGGGCACCTACTCCATCTGCGTCTCCCCCTCCATGCTGCCGCTGCCGTTCTCGCCGCGCGTGAAGGTCGCCACGGTGGTCGGCTTCCCCTCGGGCAAGCACACCCCCGAGACGAAAGCGTTCGAGGCCGCCGAGGCCGTCCGCAACGGCGCCGACGAGGTCGACATGGTCATCGACATCGGGGCGCTGAAGTCCGGCGACGCCACCCACACGGAGGACGAGATCCGCGCCGTGCGCGACGCCGTCCCCGCCCCGGGCATCCTCAAGGTCATCATCGAGTCGGCGGCCCTGACCGACGACGAGATCGTGGCCGCCTGCACGGCCGCCGAGGCCGCCGGCGCCGACTTCGTGAAGACCTCCACCGGCTTCCACCCCTCCGGTGGCGCCTCCGAGCACGCGGTCGCGCTCATGGCGCAAACCGTCGGCGGGCGCCTCGGCGTCAAGGCGTCCGGTGGCATCCGCGACTGGGACGCCGCGCAGGCCATGGTTGCCGCCGGCGCCACCCGCCTGGGCCTCTCCGGCACCCGCGCGGTGCTCGACGGGGGGACGTCCGAGGGCTACTGA
- a CDS encoding SulP family inorganic anion transporter, giving the protein MPDYRIEPPRHTRGEQLASAWDAVSGHVISLKGLWPTPADYAQLPRTWRRDLMAGLTVGIVALPLALGFGVASGMGATAGLVTAIIAGIVAAVFGGSHLQVSGPTGAMTVVLLPVIAAYGVESVPALAILAGIMVILMGMTALGRSVDLIPLPVVEGFTAGIGVIIFLQQLPLVLGSEKGEGESSLVSAWNTIAGTDWAAAVAPLAIMALVVALHLVGERVARGVPLSLVAIIVATVVAELMSLDVARIGALPTSLPAPSLPSFDWRTIQGLAAPALAVAALAALESLLSARVADGMVPEVTRTKPDRELVGQGLANVASGLFGGLPATGAIARTAVNARTGGRTRLAVVFHAVVLLGVMAFASPVVARIPMAALGGVLVMTALRMVDIKALRPVMAATRADRNTLLLTFAATVVLDLVMAVLLGFAMAAVMSLRHMASYSAVFRQHLPADTREGWIDLLPEQESMRHRIAIYRVDGALFYGDARRFVEEVEAVEAGVDAVIVRCHRMNVFDASGAEALADVARALARRGVGLVVQGMTPSQVQTALLMVGLPADRYVRELSQALDIAVGDVRARDADPAGGGA; this is encoded by the coding sequence GTGCCGGACTACCGCATCGAGCCGCCGCGCCACACGCGGGGTGAGCAGCTCGCCTCGGCGTGGGACGCCGTGAGCGGGCACGTGATCAGCTTGAAGGGGCTGTGGCCGACGCCGGCCGACTACGCGCAGCTGCCGCGCACGTGGCGCCGCGACCTCATGGCCGGGCTCACCGTGGGCATCGTCGCGCTGCCGCTGGCGCTCGGCTTCGGCGTGGCCTCCGGCATGGGCGCGACTGCCGGGCTGGTCACCGCGATCATCGCGGGCATCGTCGCCGCGGTGTTCGGCGGGAGCCACCTGCAGGTGTCGGGCCCGACCGGGGCGATGACGGTCGTCCTGCTCCCGGTGATCGCGGCCTACGGGGTCGAGAGCGTCCCGGCGCTGGCGATCCTGGCCGGGATCATGGTGATCCTGATGGGCATGACGGCCCTCGGGCGGTCGGTCGACCTCATCCCGCTACCCGTGGTGGAGGGGTTCACCGCCGGCATCGGGGTGATCATCTTCCTGCAGCAGCTGCCCCTCGTGCTGGGCTCGGAGAAGGGCGAGGGTGAGTCCTCGCTGGTGTCGGCGTGGAACACCATCGCCGGCACCGACTGGGCCGCGGCGGTCGCGCCGCTGGCGATCATGGCGCTGGTCGTCGCCCTCCACCTGGTGGGCGAGAGGGTGGCCCGCGGCGTCCCGTTGTCGCTGGTGGCGATCATCGTGGCGACGGTCGTGGCCGAGTTGATGTCGCTCGACGTGGCGCGGATCGGCGCGCTCCCGACCTCCCTGCCCGCGCCCAGCCTGCCCAGCTTCGACTGGCGCACGATCCAGGGCCTGGCCGCCCCCGCCCTGGCCGTGGCCGCGCTCGCGGCCCTGGAGTCGCTGCTGTCGGCGCGCGTCGCCGACGGCATGGTGCCCGAGGTGACCCGCACCAAGCCCGACCGCGAGCTGGTCGGCCAAGGGCTGGCCAACGTGGCCTCGGGCCTGTTCGGCGGCCTGCCCGCGACGGGCGCGATCGCCCGCACCGCGGTCAACGCCCGCACCGGCGGACGCACCCGGCTGGCGGTGGTGTTCCACGCGGTCGTGCTGCTGGGCGTGATGGCGTTCGCCTCCCCGGTCGTGGCCCGCATCCCCATGGCGGCCCTCGGCGGGGTGCTCGTGATGACCGCGCTGCGCATGGTCGACATCAAGGCGCTGCGCCCGGTCATGGCCGCGACGCGCGCCGACCGCAACACCCTGCTGCTCACCTTCGCCGCGACCGTCGTGCTCGACCTGGTCATGGCGGTGCTGCTCGGCTTCGCGATGGCCGCCGTCATGAGCCTGCGGCACATGGCGTCGTACTCGGCGGTGTTCCGCCAGCACCTGCCCGCCGACACCCGCGAGGGCTGGATCGACCTGCTGCCCGAGCAGGAGTCGATGCGGCACCGCATCGCCATCTACCGCGTCGACGGGGCCCTGTTCTACGGTGACGCCCGCCGCTTCGTCGAGGAGGTCGAGGCGGTCGAGGCCGGTGTGGACGCCGTGATCGTGCGTTGCCACCGGATGAACGTGTTCGACGCCTCGGGCGCCGAGGCGCTGGCTGACGTGGCCCGGGCCCTCGCACGCCGTGGCGTCGGCCTGGTCGTGCAGGGCATGACGCCCAGCCAGGTGCAGACCGCGCTCCTCATGGTGGGCCTCCCGGCCGACCGCTACGTGCGGGAGCTGTCGCAGGCCCTCGACATCGCGGTCGGCGACGTCCGGGCCCGGGACGCCGACCCGGCGGGTGGCGGGGCCTAG
- the ppdK gene encoding pyruvate, phosphate dikinase, protein MTDQTKYVYDLNEGDASLKSLLGGKGANLAEMNRIGVPVPDAFTVTTQACVAAMNNNGEWPAGLREQVEAALDRLEERTGKVLGSTENPLLVSIRSGAVFSMPGMMDTVLNLGISDDTVGAVAALADGNERFAWDCYRRFIQMYGEVVEGVDQYVFEDALTEAKEAKGVANDTDLDAEDLKALTKKFKELANEALGGHWTTDPREQLMRAINAVFLSWNNPRAEVYRKANGISRDLGTAVNVQQMVFGNRGETSATGVCFSRNPSTGAKELYGEFLTNAQGEDVVAGIRTPRNLAEMEDVLPEAFHELLATMDKLELHNKDLQDMEFTIEDRKLYMLQTRNGKRTAAAAVKSAVDMVDEGLITKEEALLRINPSDLDALLHPAIDPDFKATAIVKGLPASPGAAVGALSFNADDAAERGGKGESVILVRYETTPDDIHGVMVSQGVLTAHGGMTSHAAVVARGMGITCVAGAPGIKIDPKGETVTIGDKTYGTGDTLTLNGTTGEVFEGAAPLVPPSINEDFEQVGAWADEYRRLGVRANAENFEDASKARELGAEGIGLARTEHMFMAADRLPSVRKMILATNEEERAAALEEILPLQQADFEEIFSAMKGLPVTVRLLDPPLHEFLPNIVDQSLLVQKLELTGGSEEDLARERTLLAQVKSLHEQNPMLGTRGCRLAMLYPSIPEMQARAIIRAALAVQEREGETAGIEIMVPLVVIKKELEVQRDIVVKAVEDEFEKAGKRLDYTVGTMIEIPRAALTANEIAEAADFFSFGTNDLTQTGIGISRDDAEAGFLGHYVDAEVMSKNPFESLDQSGVGQLVEMGVEKGRSTKPGLKTGVCGEHGGDPESVEFFHRAGLDYVSCSPFRVPIARLAAARAALREQ, encoded by the coding sequence ATGACTGACCAGACGAAGTACGTCTACGACCTCAACGAGGGCGACGCGTCGCTGAAGAGCCTGCTCGGTGGCAAGGGTGCCAACCTCGCCGAGATGAACCGCATCGGCGTCCCCGTTCCCGACGCCTTCACCGTGACGACGCAGGCCTGCGTGGCCGCGATGAACAACAACGGCGAGTGGCCGGCCGGCCTGCGCGAGCAGGTCGAGGCCGCCCTCGACCGCCTCGAGGAGCGCACGGGCAAGGTCCTCGGCTCGACCGAGAACCCCCTGCTGGTCTCCATCCGCTCCGGCGCCGTCTTCTCGATGCCCGGCATGATGGACACCGTCCTCAACCTCGGCATCTCCGACGACACCGTCGGCGCCGTCGCGGCCCTGGCCGACGGCAACGAGCGCTTCGCGTGGGACTGCTACCGCCGCTTCATCCAGATGTACGGCGAGGTCGTCGAGGGCGTCGACCAGTACGTGTTCGAGGACGCGCTGACCGAGGCCAAGGAGGCCAAGGGCGTCGCCAACGACACCGACCTGGACGCCGAGGACCTGAAGGCCCTCACGAAGAAGTTCAAGGAGCTCGCCAACGAGGCGCTCGGTGGCCACTGGACCACCGACCCCCGCGAGCAGCTGATGCGCGCCATCAACGCGGTGTTCCTGTCCTGGAACAACCCGCGCGCCGAGGTCTACCGCAAGGCCAACGGCATCTCCCGCGACCTGGGCACGGCCGTCAACGTCCAGCAGATGGTGTTCGGCAACCGCGGCGAGACCTCCGCCACCGGCGTGTGCTTCTCCCGCAACCCCTCCACCGGCGCCAAGGAGCTCTACGGCGAGTTCCTGACCAACGCCCAGGGCGAGGACGTCGTCGCCGGCATCCGCACCCCGCGCAACCTGGCCGAGATGGAGGACGTGCTCCCCGAGGCCTTCCACGAGCTGCTCGCCACCATGGACAAGCTCGAGCTGCACAACAAGGACCTCCAGGACATGGAGTTCACGATCGAGGACCGCAAGCTCTACATGCTGCAGACCCGCAACGGCAAGCGCACCGCCGCCGCCGCGGTGAAGTCGGCCGTCGACATGGTCGACGAGGGCCTCATCACCAAGGAGGAGGCGCTGCTGCGCATCAACCCCTCCGACCTGGACGCCCTCCTGCACCCCGCCATCGACCCCGACTTCAAGGCGACGGCGATCGTCAAGGGCCTGCCGGCCTCCCCGGGTGCCGCGGTGGGCGCGCTCTCCTTCAACGCCGACGACGCCGCCGAGCGCGGTGGCAAGGGTGAGAGCGTCATCCTGGTCCGCTACGAGACGACCCCCGACGACATCCACGGCGTCATGGTGTCCCAGGGCGTCCTGACCGCCCACGGCGGCATGACCTCGCACGCGGCCGTCGTCGCGCGCGGCATGGGCATCACCTGCGTCGCGGGTGCCCCCGGCATCAAGATCGACCCCAAGGGCGAGACCGTCACCATCGGCGACAAGACCTACGGCACCGGCGACACGCTGACGCTGAACGGCACCACCGGTGAGGTCTTCGAGGGCGCGGCCCCGCTCGTCCCGCCGTCGATCAACGAGGACTTCGAGCAGGTCGGCGCCTGGGCCGACGAGTACCGCCGCCTCGGCGTCCGCGCCAACGCGGAGAACTTCGAGGACGCCTCCAAGGCCCGCGAACTGGGCGCCGAGGGCATCGGCCTGGCCCGCACCGAGCACATGTTCATGGCGGCCGACCGCCTCCCCAGCGTGCGCAAGATGATTCTCGCCACCAACGAGGAGGAGCGCGCCGCGGCGCTGGAGGAGATCCTCCCGCTGCAGCAGGCCGACTTCGAGGAGATCTTCTCGGCGATGAAGGGCCTGCCGGTCACGGTGCGCCTGCTCGACCCGCCGCTGCACGAGTTCCTCCCGAACATCGTCGACCAGTCGCTGCTGGTGCAGAAGCTCGAGCTGACCGGTGGCTCCGAGGAGGACCTGGCCAGGGAGCGCACGCTGCTGGCCCAGGTGAAGAGCCTCCACGAGCAGAACCCGATGCTCGGCACCCGTGGCTGCCGCCTCGCGATGCTCTACCCGTCGATCCCCGAGATGCAGGCCCGCGCCATCATCCGTGCGGCCCTGGCCGTCCAGGAGCGCGAGGGCGAGACCGCGGGCATCGAGATCATGGTCCCGCTCGTGGTGATCAAGAAGGAGCTCGAGGTCCAGCGCGACATCGTCGTGAAGGCCGTCGAGGACGAGTTCGAGAAGGCCGGCAAGCGCCTCGACTACACGGTCGGCACGATGATCGAGATCCCGCGCGCGGCCCTGACCGCGAACGAGATCGCCGAGGCCGCGGACTTCTTCTCCTTCGGCACCAACGACCTCACCCAGACCGGCATCGGCATCAGCCGTGACGACGCCGAGGCGGGCTTCCTGGGCCACTACGTGGACGCCGAGGTCATGAGCAAGAACCCGTTCGAGTCCCTGGACCAGTCCGGCGTCGGCCAGCTGGTCGAGATGGGCGTCGAGAAGGGCCGTTCCACCAAGCCGGGCCTGAAGACCGGCGTGTGCGGTGAGCACGGTGGCGACCCCGAATCCGTGGAGTTCTTCCACCGCGCGGGCCTCGACTACGTCTCCTGCTCCCCGTTCCGTGTGCCGATCGCCCGCCTCGCGGCGGCGCGCGCGGCGCTGCGCGAGCAGTGA
- a CDS encoding class I SAM-dependent methyltransferase, translating into MPLDPVASLMLDEAGPLPARVLVLDDVGGELTQAATEAGALVRTWCDDVRDLEAVPPHLRVAGVLTTEESPELVLWRLPQSVAAVEDYAEYLAARLDPSARVVAGGRTKHMTVAFNTALARQFTTVSASLGRQKSRVLHASGARPAPPRWPMRRYLPEVGVTAVAHGNVFNTNRLDDGTHLLLRTLSRAAGEPVTNGGPPRGVALDLGCGSGIIATWLAQRGWATTGVDASLSALVSTRLTARTNRVRVAVRRADMLAGTRSQSVDLLVTNPPFHIGAAKDSRPTLAMIRAAASVLRPGGEMWMVFNSHLPYLPELRRHIGVTTVEAQDRHYIVARALKEHAS; encoded by the coding sequence ATGCCCCTCGATCCGGTCGCCTCCCTGATGCTGGACGAGGCGGGCCCGCTCCCGGCCCGGGTCCTCGTGCTGGACGACGTCGGCGGGGAGCTCACCCAAGCGGCCACCGAGGCAGGGGCTCTGGTGCGGACCTGGTGCGACGACGTGCGCGACCTGGAGGCCGTGCCGCCCCACCTGCGGGTGGCCGGGGTCCTCACCACGGAGGAGTCACCCGAGCTCGTGCTGTGGCGGCTGCCGCAGTCGGTCGCGGCCGTCGAGGACTACGCCGAGTACCTCGCCGCCCGGCTCGACCCGTCGGCCCGGGTGGTCGCGGGCGGCCGGACCAAGCACATGACGGTCGCGTTCAACACGGCGCTGGCGCGCCAGTTCACCACGGTGTCGGCCAGCCTGGGCCGCCAGAAGAGCCGGGTGCTGCACGCGTCGGGCGCCCGTCCGGCACCGCCCCGCTGGCCGATGCGCCGGTACCTGCCCGAGGTCGGGGTCACGGCGGTGGCCCACGGCAACGTCTTCAACACCAACCGGCTCGACGACGGCACCCACCTGCTGCTGCGCACGCTGTCCCGGGCCGCCGGGGAGCCGGTCACCAACGGCGGGCCGCCGCGCGGGGTCGCGCTCGACCTGGGCTGCGGCTCGGGCATCATCGCGACGTGGCTCGCCCAGCGCGGGTGGGCCACCACGGGCGTGGACGCCTCGCTCTCGGCCCTGGTCTCCACCCGGCTCACGGCCCGGACCAACCGCGTCCGCGTCGCCGTGCGCCGCGCCGACATGCTGGCCGGCACCCGCTCGCAGTCGGTGGACCTCCTGGTCACCAACCCGCCCTTCCACATCGGCGCAGCCAAGGACTCCCGACCCACGCTGGCGATGATCCGGGCCGCGGCGTCCGTGCTGCGCCCCGGCGGCGAGATGTGGATGGTGTTCAACTCCCACCTGCCCTACCTGCCCGAACTGCGTCGCCACATCGGCGTGACGACCGTCGAGGCCCAGGACCGCCACTACATCGTGGCCCGAGCCCTGAAGGAGCACGCGTCGTGA
- a CDS encoding YwiC-like family protein, with protein sequence MTSRAAARPRPHKKKRDPGWVPNQHGAWAMLVVPFLLGTYLRLRDGEPGWFLIPLFACWMLGYFAFNAASGWLKAPQKRKHQWVKPLAVYGATSVVSGLIALLLAGWPLLTWAPAFVPLLLPALWLAAQRNERATVGGGLTIAAASLMVPIARHPNALDALRPEAGPTWLLTLLVFAYFFGTVLYVKTNIRERGRPEWMVASVAYHGAWAILTVPLAFAGLAAWWWPLFFLLCTVRAWLIPGRHWSAKHIGFLEVGMSTLLLVCFAIWPGV encoded by the coding sequence GTGACCTCACGCGCCGCCGCACGCCCCCGTCCCCACAAGAAGAAACGCGACCCCGGCTGGGTCCCGAACCAGCACGGCGCGTGGGCGATGCTGGTCGTGCCGTTCCTGCTGGGCACCTACCTGCGCCTGCGCGACGGCGAGCCCGGGTGGTTCCTCATCCCACTGTTCGCCTGCTGGATGCTGGGCTACTTCGCCTTCAACGCCGCCTCGGGGTGGCTCAAGGCGCCCCAGAAGCGCAAGCACCAGTGGGTGAAGCCGCTCGCGGTCTACGGGGCGACCTCCGTCGTGTCCGGCCTGATCGCCCTGCTCCTGGCGGGCTGGCCCCTGCTGACCTGGGCGCCGGCGTTCGTGCCCCTCCTGCTCCCGGCCCTGTGGCTGGCCGCGCAGCGCAACGAGCGGGCCACGGTGGGCGGCGGCCTGACGATCGCCGCGGCGTCCCTCATGGTGCCGATCGCGCGCCACCCCAACGCGCTGGACGCCCTCCGCCCCGAGGCCGGCCCCACCTGGCTGCTGACCCTGCTGGTCTTCGCCTACTTCTTCGGCACCGTGCTGTACGTGAAGACGAACATCCGCGAGCGCGGGCGCCCGGAGTGGATGGTTGCCTCGGTCGCCTACCACGGGGCGTGGGCGATCCTGACCGTTCCGCTCGCGTTCGCGGGTCTCGCGGCGTGGTGGTGGCCGCTGTTCTTCCTGCTGTGCACCGTGCGGGCCTGGCTCATCCCCGGACGGCACTGGTCGGCCAAGCACATCGGCTTCCTCGAGGTCGGCATGAGCACCCTGCTGCTGGTGTGCTTCGCGATCTGGCCGGGGGTCTGA
- a CDS encoding glycoside-pentoside-hexuronide (GPH):cation symporter: protein MDATTTRRNRWSFAIGTVGRDMVYSLMALFLIVYLTEVLDLDDATLWWVNGILLAARIFDAFTDIVMGGIIDNTNTRWGQFKPWIVAGMMSVALVTILLFTDLGLRGPGYVVLFTVVYVAWGLAWTMNDIGYWSMLPSLTLDQRERERLGALAKVFATIGLFTIVVAIIPVTNALGGDARAWQTFTIGAVAIMILGQLVTLVGVREPARSGPVPHTTVRDVVRAIGRNDQLLWTALAMVLFLVGYNTTTSFGVYFFKYAYRDENMFSPFAAILGVAQLFGFALFPLLRKRFSRRRLFSVAMGLVALGYVVFFFSPMNIIPIGIAGLLLFVGASFVIVLMIVFLTDCIEYGQWKLGHRNGAVTFALQPFINKIGGAVGTAIVGATLIMTGINAARTPDDVTEAGLLGMRLMMMGFPMLLMLASYLVYLRFYKIDEEFHARIVADLRERGELVES, encoded by the coding sequence ATGGACGCCACCACCACCCGCCGCAACCGGTGGAGCTTCGCGATCGGCACCGTCGGCCGCGACATGGTCTACTCGCTGATGGCGCTGTTCCTGATCGTCTACCTCACCGAGGTGCTCGACCTGGACGACGCCACCCTGTGGTGGGTCAACGGGATCCTGCTCGCCGCCCGCATCTTCGACGCCTTCACCGACATCGTCATGGGCGGCATCATCGACAACACCAACACCCGCTGGGGGCAGTTCAAGCCCTGGATCGTCGCGGGCATGATGTCGGTCGCCCTCGTGACGATCCTGCTGTTCACCGACCTCGGCCTGCGCGGGCCCGGGTACGTGGTGCTGTTCACGGTCGTCTACGTGGCGTGGGGCCTGGCCTGGACGATGAACGACATCGGCTACTGGTCGATGCTGCCCTCCCTCACCCTCGACCAGCGCGAGCGCGAGCGGCTCGGCGCCCTGGCCAAGGTGTTCGCCACGATCGGGCTGTTCACGATCGTGGTGGCGATCATCCCGGTCACCAACGCCCTCGGCGGCGATGCCCGGGCCTGGCAGACCTTCACCATCGGCGCGGTCGCGATCATGATCCTGGGCCAGCTGGTCACGCTGGTCGGGGTGCGCGAGCCCGCCCGGTCGGGCCCGGTGCCGCACACCACCGTCCGCGACGTGGTGCGGGCGATCGGCCGCAACGACCAGCTGCTGTGGACCGCCCTGGCCATGGTGCTGTTCCTCGTCGGCTACAACACCACGACCTCGTTCGGCGTCTACTTCTTCAAGTACGCCTACCGCGACGAGAACATGTTCAGCCCGTTCGCGGCGATCCTGGGGGTGGCGCAGCTGTTCGGCTTCGCGCTGTTCCCGCTGTTGCGCAAGCGTTTCAGCCGGCGCCGGCTGTTCTCCGTCGCCATGGGCCTGGTCGCCCTCGGCTACGTGGTCTTCTTCTTCTCGCCGATGAACATCATCCCCATCGGCATCGCGGGGCTGCTGCTGTTCGTCGGGGCGTCCTTCGTGATCGTGCTGATGATCGTGTTCCTGACCGACTGCATCGAGTACGGCCAGTGGAAGCTCGGCCACCGCAACGGCGCGGTCACGTTCGCCCTGCAGCCCTTCATCAACAAGATCGGCGGGGCGGTCGGCACGGCCATCGTCGGCGCCACCCTGATCATGACCGGCATCAACGCCGCCCGGACCCCCGACGACGTCACCGAGGCCGGCCTGCTCGGCATGCGGCTGATGATGATGGGCTTCCCGATGCTGCTCATGCTGGCCAGCTACCTCGTCTACCTGCGCTTCTACAAGATCGACGAGGAGTTCCACGCACGGATCGTCGCCGACCTCCGCGAGCGGGGCGAACTCGTCGAGTCGTGA